One Echinicola strongylocentroti DNA window includes the following coding sequences:
- a CDS encoding glycoside hydrolase family 2 TIM barrel-domain containing protein, with translation MLPKQDKMNRVAINGFLLLYAFFLVATTNGQSRISINNDWKFKLGDHPEVLERDFRPAGWRTLDVPHDWSIEGEYDKDAPMGGRGGYLPSGIGWYYKEIPVAASWKGKMVSIEFDGVFMNSTVWVNGDSLGTRPYGWISFDYDVSGKVVQDSVLRVAVRVDNTPQPAARWYTGSGIYANTWLRVTDLIHTEERETFVRTEDNIVKTSGTIRNAGSSSEGLTATMAILDKEGKTVSSIGKKYHLPAGGEVAFNEEIEVPEVKKWSPGAPYLYRQVITLAKGKKVYHQDTVTFGFREVEWKPKSGVWINGEHIKLRGVCNHQDAGAFGAAVPDKILRYRIQQLKDMGVNAIRTAHNPQTPQFYEMCDEMGMLVMDEIFDGWEQKADNDYGARFFDDWWERDLTDWVKRDRNHPSIILYSIGNETHGDIAKSMVSKCHQLDPSRPVTSGHSASEYMDVFGVNGASEKKGWLQSMPTDRVFVGTENTHTWQVRGFYRTKTWYRDGYPNQRQQPYYYPDLTENELFTYDWADASAKTHYKQVFNSSYDNAMVRLTSRQSIELLRDTPHYAGTFRWTGHDYIGEATYVHGGWPFRAFMGGAIDLANFEKDLYYLYKSQWTTDPMVHILPHWTHPTLKRGALVPVWVYSNCDEVELVVNGKSLGKKSPGESWDKMQCEWMVPYEPGTIQAIGYMAGKETVNEVIASADPPSQISLSVDGKALQSKKGDIAQVRVSSEDRNGEFYPYGENRTYFTVLGPGRIKALDNGSPVDTESHVGTDNRTAFFGLTRAYIASTSAYGDISLVAASILGEKQQITSREVSIDVAILGLRGEVHAPEVKVYYTTDGREPNLGSSAYDNPFEVAPGTIVRALVTLDGIPAQRLEEEFGTGAGMVWDAKTSAKKLAGDQAEDASYVQAIVSSDGQGYNGKGYVDFGRNAGGYVEWYQENDGSDGEFVLELRYSASPKVRDQYRVRLMINGKEQNIILPATKNYRKDWVVKNIRVDLKAGANNIRIMPMDDDGFAIDQLKIN, from the coding sequence ATGCTACCCAAACAAGATAAAATGAACAGGGTAGCCATTAACGGTTTCCTACTGCTATATGCCTTTTTTTTGGTAGCTACTACCAATGGCCAATCAAGAATTTCAATCAATAACGACTGGAAATTCAAGCTTGGCGATCATCCTGAGGTACTTGAAAGAGATTTTAGGCCTGCTGGATGGAGGACATTGGACGTACCTCATGACTGGAGCATAGAGGGAGAGTATGATAAGGATGCACCCATGGGCGGAAGAGGAGGATACCTTCCCTCGGGAATAGGCTGGTATTATAAAGAGATTCCAGTTGCTGCCTCATGGAAAGGTAAAATGGTGAGCATCGAATTTGACGGTGTGTTTATGAACAGCACTGTATGGGTAAATGGAGACAGTTTAGGTACCAGACCATATGGATGGATTTCTTTTGATTATGATGTAAGTGGGAAGGTGGTCCAGGATTCTGTGTTGAGAGTAGCTGTGAGGGTGGATAATACTCCCCAGCCTGCAGCACGATGGTATACAGGAAGTGGGATTTATGCCAATACTTGGTTAAGGGTGACCGACCTCATTCATACGGAGGAAAGGGAGACTTTTGTCCGTACGGAAGACAACATCGTCAAGACCAGTGGTACAATCAGGAATGCAGGTTCATCTTCGGAAGGGCTTACTGCGACAATGGCTATTTTGGACAAGGAAGGAAAAACAGTTTCCAGTATAGGTAAAAAATATCACTTACCTGCTGGTGGGGAAGTGGCGTTCAATGAAGAAATAGAAGTGCCTGAGGTAAAAAAATGGTCACCGGGAGCCCCGTACCTTTACCGCCAAGTCATTACACTTGCCAAAGGTAAAAAAGTGTATCATCAAGATACTGTAACGTTTGGGTTTAGAGAAGTGGAATGGAAGCCCAAATCTGGTGTTTGGATCAATGGAGAACATATTAAATTACGGGGTGTCTGTAACCATCAAGATGCGGGAGCTTTCGGAGCCGCTGTACCCGACAAGATCCTTCGCTATAGAATTCAGCAGTTAAAAGATATGGGGGTAAATGCCATTAGGACAGCCCATAACCCCCAGACTCCCCAATTTTATGAAATGTGTGATGAAATGGGGATGTTGGTAATGGACGAGATTTTTGATGGATGGGAGCAAAAAGCCGATAATGATTATGGCGCCAGGTTTTTTGACGATTGGTGGGAACGTGATCTTACGGATTGGGTAAAGCGAGACCGCAACCATCCCAGTATTATCCTATATAGCATAGGTAATGAGACTCACGGGGATATCGCCAAGAGCATGGTAAGCAAATGTCATCAGCTGGATCCCAGCCGACCAGTAACGTCAGGCCATTCTGCATCCGAGTATATGGATGTTTTTGGAGTCAATGGAGCCAGTGAAAAAAAAGGATGGTTGCAATCGATGCCTACAGACCGGGTGTTTGTCGGGACAGAAAACACCCATACCTGGCAGGTGAGAGGCTTTTACCGAACCAAGACTTGGTATAGGGATGGATACCCCAACCAACGTCAACAACCCTACTATTATCCTGATCTGACAGAAAATGAGTTGTTTACCTATGATTGGGCTGATGCTTCGGCCAAGACCCATTACAAACAGGTGTTCAATTCCAGCTATGATAATGCCATGGTACGATTGACTTCTAGGCAGAGTATTGAATTGTTACGGGATACTCCCCATTACGCAGGCACTTTTAGGTGGACTGGGCATGATTATATTGGAGAAGCGACTTATGTCCATGGAGGGTGGCCGTTCAGGGCCTTTATGGGAGGAGCAATAGACTTGGCCAATTTCGAAAAAGATCTCTATTATCTTTATAAAAGCCAATGGACTACGGATCCAATGGTCCATATCCTTCCCCATTGGACACACCCTACACTGAAAAGAGGAGCACTGGTACCGGTTTGGGTGTATTCCAATTGTGATGAGGTAGAGTTAGTGGTAAATGGTAAGTCTTTGGGTAAGAAATCACCGGGAGAAAGCTGGGATAAGATGCAATGTGAATGGATGGTGCCTTATGAACCGGGAACTATCCAGGCCATAGGTTATATGGCAGGAAAAGAGACAGTGAATGAAGTGATTGCTTCTGCTGATCCTCCATCACAAATATCACTGAGCGTAGACGGCAAAGCCTTACAATCCAAAAAGGGTGACATCGCCCAAGTTCGCGTGAGCAGTGAGGATAGAAATGGAGAATTTTATCCGTATGGTGAAAACAGGACCTACTTCACCGTCCTCGGGCCAGGAAGGATCAAAGCGCTGGACAATGGCAGCCCAGTGGACACGGAAAGCCATGTAGGTACAGATAACCGCACAGCCTTTTTTGGTTTGACGCGGGCCTACATAGCATCCACATCTGCTTATGGGGATATTTCCTTGGTAGCTGCTTCGATATTAGGAGAGAAACAACAAATAACTTCCAGGGAAGTCAGTATTGATGTGGCTATTTTGGGACTAAGAGGTGAAGTCCATGCTCCAGAGGTGAAGGTATACTATACCACAGATGGCAGGGAGCCTAACCTAGGAAGTAGTGCATATGACAATCCTTTTGAAGTAGCCCCTGGCACTATTGTGCGGGCATTGGTTACGCTGGATGGTATCCCTGCCCAAAGGCTGGAAGAAGAATTTGGTACTGGAGCAGGGATGGTCTGGGATGCGAAGACTTCAGCCAAAAAACTAGCTGGAGACCAAGCTGAAGACGCCAGTTACGTACAGGCAATCGTCTCCAGCGATGGACAAGGTTATAATGGCAAAGGCTATGTGGATTTTGGAAGAAATGCGGGTGGCTATGTGGAGTGGTACCAGGAAAACGATGGAAGTGATGGCGAGTTTGTACTAGAGTTAAGGTACAGTGCTTCCCCTAAGGTCAGGGATCAATACAGAGTGAGGCTGATGATCAATGGAAAAGAGCAAAACATCATCCTGCCTGCCACGAAAAACTATCGGAAAGATTGGGTAGTGAAAAATATCCGTGTAGATCTAAAAGCAGGAGCCAATAACATCCGCATAATGCCCATGGATGATGATGGATTTGCTATTGATCAACTTAAAATAAACTAA
- a CDS encoding sulfatase family protein has translation MKKVLLIWAFGLAGLAGCSSSTTQDKTDRKPNILWIFVEDLSPFLGCYGDTINDGHTPIIDGLTSNGVLFERAYATAPVCSASRSAVITGKMQTTLGVHHHRSSRTDEGNVVPDSLRIYLPEEVETIPEMMKEAGYFTFNSGKDDYNFHYDRLDLYDVGTASDYITGMNGWQGNKAEHALSITKDTWTARSSKEQPWFGQIELKGGKAGNQYVREGELLADDELPLPPYFPDVPSHREAWTTHFNANRGTDVRVEEILKQLKEDGELEHTVIFFFSDHGSNTSLRHKQFCYEGGMKVPLIISGDHPFIQKGTRNSDLVSLLDVAATTLEMGGVERPEYFDGQSLFSEDYHARDYVIGARDRCDFTIDRIRTVRTEDFRYIRNFFPERSMMQPGYRDNKPVVKDLKALHKEGKLTPYQDQFWFGDRPKEELYLLKDDPHQINNLAGDPQYQQVLEEHREILENWIKDTNDQGQYPEDPRQLKAVYDLWKDRPQFKGQDVNPEYRQFLGK, from the coding sequence ATGAAAAAAGTACTATTGATTTGGGCGTTTGGTCTAGCTGGATTGGCGGGCTGTTCTTCCTCTACTACGCAAGATAAAACAGATCGAAAGCCAAATATATTGTGGATTTTTGTAGAGGATCTATCTCCATTTTTAGGGTGTTATGGCGATACGATTAATGATGGTCATACACCTATTATCGATGGTTTGACTTCGAATGGTGTGCTTTTCGAACGGGCCTATGCTACTGCCCCCGTATGTTCAGCTAGCCGTTCAGCTGTAATTACAGGGAAAATGCAGACCACCTTGGGAGTGCACCATCATCGGTCCAGCCGTACAGATGAAGGAAATGTGGTACCGGATAGTTTGAGGATTTACCTACCGGAAGAGGTAGAGACCATTCCTGAAATGATGAAGGAGGCAGGTTACTTTACCTTTAACAGCGGCAAAGATGACTATAATTTCCATTACGATCGCCTGGATTTGTATGATGTAGGAACGGCCTCAGATTATATCACCGGAATGAACGGGTGGCAGGGAAATAAGGCTGAGCATGCCCTGTCCATTACCAAGGATACTTGGACTGCCAGAAGTTCAAAGGAACAACCTTGGTTTGGGCAGATTGAATTGAAAGGAGGAAAGGCCGGAAATCAGTATGTAAGAGAAGGCGAACTACTTGCAGATGACGAGCTGCCCTTACCTCCTTACTTTCCGGATGTCCCTTCCCACAGAGAGGCTTGGACCACTCACTTTAATGCAAATCGTGGCACCGATGTCAGAGTAGAAGAGATACTCAAACAGCTGAAAGAGGATGGAGAATTGGAGCATACAGTAATCTTTTTCTTTTCGGACCACGGAAGCAATACTTCACTGAGGCATAAACAATTTTGCTACGAGGGGGGGATGAAAGTGCCATTGATCATCAGTGGGGACCATCCCTTCATTCAAAAGGGAACTAGAAACAGTGACTTGGTTTCCCTATTGGATGTGGCAGCGACCACACTGGAAATGGGAGGAGTTGAACGTCCTGAATATTTTGATGGACAGTCGCTCTTTTCGGAGGATTATCATGCTAGGGATTATGTGATTGGGGCGAGAGACCGATGTGATTTTACTATAGATAGGATCAGGACGGTTCGCACGGAGGACTTCCGGTACATTAGGAATTTTTTTCCGGAAAGATCCATGATGCAGCCAGGGTATAGGGACAATAAGCCCGTTGTCAAGGATTTGAAAGCATTGCACAAAGAAGGGAAGCTAACACCTTACCAAGACCAATTTTGGTTTGGGGATAGGCCCAAGGAGGAATTATACCTATTGAAAGATGATCCCCACCAAATCAACAACTTGGCCGGAGATCCCCAATACCAACAGGTATTGGAAGAGCATCGAGAGATACTGGAAAATTGGATAAAAGATACCAACGACCAAGGGCAATATCCTGAGGATCCTCGTCAACTGAAAGCTGTGTATGACTTATGGAAAGATCGTCCCCAATTTAAAGGACAAGACGTCAATCCCGAGTACAGACAGTTTTTAGGGAAATAA
- a CDS encoding sulfatase, which yields MKYLLFTSLLLWYMTCSAGAKEKQPNIIILFVDDYGWSHVGYRNATYHTPNLAQLKREGMEFTRAYVPTPTCSPSRASLLTGKEAIRMEMPRHIPHEHPDGSNSSKYSYWETDPSHTPSINWLPLEEVTYAESLANGGYTNYFIGKWHLGHEPYHPIHQGFDDQFGTSNFGHPRSYYPPYFNNSDVLKDTPSDKYLTDNLTDRAVEFLENYDKTKPFQLSFWYYNVHGPHEGPKELVGKYLDRGMPKAEANYAAMVEAMDTSVGRIKEAVEKNGLAENTIIFLISDQGGLFSNAPLSGGKRGGNTLGEGGARVPFIVWYPEMIEAGSVFTDPIQTIDVYPTLMDIAGLKGNDNKDINGISLLPALKGESLPKRNLYFYRAYEDQYAAIIRGPWKLKKYRSGKVELYNIDEDISETHDLVESEKKMTRALANSLAEWEKEAVPFK from the coding sequence ATGAAATATTTACTATTTACTTCATTACTTCTTTGGTATATGACCTGTAGCGCAGGTGCCAAAGAAAAGCAACCCAATATTATCATTCTTTTTGTCGATGATTATGGCTGGTCCCATGTAGGGTACCGAAATGCCACTTACCATACCCCGAACCTTGCCCAACTTAAACGTGAGGGAATGGAATTTACAAGAGCCTATGTGCCCACTCCCACATGTAGCCCCAGTAGAGCTTCCTTACTTACTGGAAAGGAAGCTATTAGGATGGAGATGCCCCGTCATATTCCCCATGAACATCCTGACGGATCCAATTCTTCCAAATACAGTTATTGGGAAACCGACCCATCTCATACTCCTTCGATAAACTGGTTGCCATTGGAAGAAGTTACCTATGCTGAAAGCCTGGCGAACGGTGGGTATACCAATTATTTTATTGGTAAGTGGCATTTGGGACACGAACCATACCATCCCATTCACCAGGGATTTGATGACCAGTTCGGTACAAGTAACTTTGGCCATCCCAGAAGTTATTATCCGCCTTATTTTAACAACTCCGATGTTCTGAAAGATACGCCATCCGATAAATACCTAACTGATAACCTGACTGATAGGGCAGTCGAATTTTTGGAAAATTACGATAAGACGAAGCCCTTCCAACTTTCGTTCTGGTACTATAACGTACATGGACCACATGAAGGGCCCAAGGAGTTGGTAGGCAAGTACCTTGATAGAGGGATGCCCAAGGCGGAAGCCAATTATGCGGCTATGGTCGAGGCCATGGATACCTCTGTGGGAAGAATCAAAGAAGCTGTCGAAAAAAACGGGTTGGCCGAAAATACGATCATCTTTCTGATATCTGATCAGGGAGGGCTTTTTTCCAATGCCCCCCTGAGCGGAGGAAAACGTGGCGGAAACACCTTGGGTGAAGGCGGTGCCCGGGTTCCTTTTATCGTGTGGTATCCCGAAATGATCGAAGCCGGCTCTGTTTTTACTGATCCGATTCAGACGATAGATGTGTATCCTACGCTTATGGATATAGCTGGACTTAAGGGCAATGACAACAAAGATATCAACGGCATTAGCCTTTTACCTGCTTTGAAGGGAGAGTCCCTTCCCAAGAGGAACTTGTATTTTTATAGGGCCTATGAAGATCAATATGCTGCGATTATAAGGGGACCATGGAAACTAAAAAAATACCGTAGCGGAAAGGTAGAGCTGTATAATATCGATGAAGATATTAGCGAGACCCATGATCTGGTGGAATCAGAAAAGAAAATGACCAGAGCACTGGCAAATAGCCTAGCTGAATGGGAAAAAGAAGCGGTTCCTTTCAAATGA
- a CDS encoding sulfatase family protein, with amino-acid sequence MKTFQNTFLRLGLVIGTGLIVASCSSSKESEQDPRPNIIWLMAEDISTDLECYGTAGVQTPHLNWLAENGTKFENAYVTNSICSPSRSAMMVGVHQNQTNTQHHRSNRNIPLDTAYKPFTYWLRKAGYTTVLGHHGVMDKGRKTDVNFKHTPTGEWDGTEDFGLFDNLDTIRSSEQPFFAQIQLKATHRGDWWDDVRERSSDPVDPEKVELPPYMADDPVIRLDWAKYLDQMEYIDNEVGMIMEELEQKGLADNTIIIFIGDNGRCNIRGKGYLFEAGVHIPLIIYDPRKKGQKVNHQLVSATDITATVLEYAGANLPEYLTGTPIFKEGSGRSQVYSSRDLWDEVMEKSRAVTTDRWKYIRHDKPELPYEVGQAYLEFYRPAVHVMRRLYDHDSLSPSQAYFFGDAKPTEELYDLKNDPLELNNLALSPEYRTIKKQLREELNTIEKRFSTTGPLEIEHPGAVDVLKWLKEEKPSVYKQIQEGKEVGYKKYAAQYKKHLNE; translated from the coding sequence ATGAAAACTTTCCAGAATACTTTCCTAAGGCTGGGGTTGGTAATAGGTACTGGTCTCATAGTGGCTTCCTGTTCTTCATCCAAGGAAAGTGAACAAGATCCCCGTCCCAATATCATTTGGCTTATGGCCGAAGATATCAGCACCGATTTAGAATGCTATGGCACCGCAGGAGTCCAAACACCCCATTTAAATTGGCTAGCCGAAAATGGTACCAAATTTGAAAATGCGTACGTGACCAATTCGATATGTTCACCCAGTAGATCTGCGATGATGGTGGGTGTACACCAAAATCAGACCAATACCCAGCACCACAGGAGCAATCGTAATATTCCACTGGATACTGCTTATAAGCCATTTACGTATTGGCTGCGAAAGGCAGGTTATACCACCGTTTTAGGGCATCATGGAGTGATGGATAAGGGGCGCAAGACCGATGTGAACTTTAAACATACACCTACTGGTGAGTGGGATGGTACGGAGGATTTTGGATTATTTGATAATCTAGATACGATTCGTTCAAGTGAGCAGCCATTTTTTGCCCAAATTCAATTGAAGGCAACCCACAGGGGGGATTGGTGGGACGATGTGAGAGAAAGATCTTCTGACCCTGTGGATCCAGAAAAGGTAGAGTTGCCCCCATATATGGCCGATGACCCGGTGATCCGTTTGGACTGGGCCAAGTACTTGGATCAAATGGAATATATCGATAACGAAGTGGGGATGATCATGGAAGAGTTGGAACAAAAAGGCCTGGCAGATAATACCATCATTATCTTTATCGGTGATAATGGAAGGTGTAACATACGCGGAAAAGGGTATTTATTCGAAGCAGGGGTACATATTCCGTTGATTATTTATGACCCCAGAAAGAAAGGCCAAAAAGTAAACCATCAATTGGTAAGTGCGACGGATATCACGGCTACTGTTTTGGAATATGCAGGGGCCAATCTTCCTGAATACCTGACGGGTACGCCGATTTTTAAGGAGGGGAGTGGTCGCTCCCAAGTTTATTCATCGCGTGATTTGTGGGATGAGGTGATGGAAAAATCCCGCGCTGTAACCACCGATCGATGGAAATATATACGACATGACAAGCCTGAGCTGCCTTATGAAGTGGGACAGGCTTATCTGGAATTTTATCGGCCAGCAGTACACGTGATGAGGCGACTTTATGACCATGATTCACTGTCTCCTTCCCAAGCCTATTTCTTTGGGGATGCTAAACCGACAGAGGAATTGTATGATTTGAAAAATGATCCTTTAGAGCTAAATAACCTTGCCTTAAGCCCCGAGTACAGGACGATAAAAAAACAGCTGCGGGAGGAATTGAATACTATTGAAAAGCGGTTTTCTACGACGGGGCCGCTAGAAATAGAACATCCAGGAGCTGTGGATGTATTAAAATGGCTTAAAGAAGAAAAACCATCTGTGTATAAACAGATACAAGAAGGAAAGGAAGTAGGTTATAAAAAATACGCTGCCCAATATAAGAAACACCTGAATGAATAG